One genomic region from Bubalus kerabau isolate K-KA32 ecotype Philippines breed swamp buffalo chromosome 7, PCC_UOA_SB_1v2, whole genome shotgun sequence encodes:
- the LOC129657902 gene encoding serine protease inhibitor Kazal-type 2-like isoform X1 has translation MALVGLRLVLLFLVGDSAASLNAQFSQHSEQKTPNCDQYKLPGCPRDFSPVCGSDMSTYPNECILCMKISLATRTQEGRGRNFFYPDSW, from the exons ATGGCGCTCGTGGGGCTGCGCTTGGTGCTGTTATTCTTGGTTGGGGACTCGGCAG CCTCTTTGAATGCTCAATTTAGTCAACATTCAGAACAAAAAACA cCAAACTGCGATCAGTATAAATTACCAGGATGTCCCAGGGACTTTAGCCCTGTGTGTGGAAGCGACATGTCCACTTATCCCAATGAGTGTATTCTGTGCATGAAAATCAG TCTAGCCACAAGAACTCAAGAGGGTAGAGGGAGAAATTTCTTCTACCCTGACAGTTGGTGA
- the LOC129657902 gene encoding uncharacterized protein LOC129657902 isoform X2: MALVGLRLVLLFLVGDSAADFLESRIRNRVFMYPGPYRTLAEDVQESGIVNAKCARHSGAHEKRASGQPDLTPTFK; this comes from the exons ATGGCGCTCGTGGGGCTGCGCTTGGTGCTGTTATTCTTGGTTGGGGACTCGGCAG CAGATTTTCTGGAGTCCAGGATCAGGAATCGGGTTTTTATGTACCCGGGGCCTTACAGAACCTTGGCAGAAGATGTACAGGAATCAGGAATTGTGAATGCCaagtgtgccaggcactctggGGCCCATGAGAAAAGGGCCTCAGGCCAGCCAGACTTGACACCCACtttcaaatga